Proteins from one Anaerobranca californiensis DSM 14826 genomic window:
- a CDS encoding sigma-70 family RNA polymerase sigma factor — MDNVSLLWQQYKQGSNTAKNKLIETYSNLVHIIVGRICVGNKYGIFDKEDLYNYGIIGLIEAIERFNPQQGVKFETFASMRIKGQIIDNLRKSNWLPKEVQRSIQELEKAYEELAASGKPLTDENLISIMGIDKEKLNKIINYANQSNLLYLDNFLQNSEEDRYIDNLSDNSFNPLENLVNEDILESLTEAIKKLSDKEQMVLHLYYYEELTLKEIGLILNLSEARISQIHSKAINRLRLMLKKEAG, encoded by the coding sequence ATGGACAATGTGAGTTTATTGTGGCAGCAATATAAACAAGGTTCAAATACAGCAAAAAATAAACTTATAGAAACTTACAGTAATTTAGTTCATATAATAGTTGGCCGTATTTGTGTTGGTAATAAATACGGAATTTTTGATAAAGAAGATTTGTATAATTATGGAATCATCGGTCTAATTGAAGCTATCGAACGTTTTAATCCTCAACAAGGGGTTAAATTTGAAACCTTTGCTAGTATGAGAATAAAAGGACAAATTATAGATAATCTTAGAAAATCAAATTGGTTGCCTAAAGAGGTGCAAAGGAGTATACAAGAACTAGAAAAAGCATATGAGGAATTAGCCGCTTCAGGAAAACCATTAACAGATGAAAATTTAATATCAATAATGGGGATTGATAAAGAAAAATTAAATAAAATTATAAATTATGCTAATCAAAGTAATTTACTATATCTAGATAATTTCCTTCAAAACTCAGAAGAAGATAGATATATCGATAATTTATCAGATAATAGTTTTAATCCTCTAGAAAACCTTGTTAATGAAGATATCCTTGAAAGTTTAACGGAAGCTATTAAAAAGCTTAGTGATAAAGAACAAATGGTCCTTCATCTATATTATTATGAGGAGCTAACACTAAAAGAAATAGGACTGATCTTAAATTTGTCAGAAGCAAGGATATCTCAAATCCATTCAAAGGCAATTAACCGATTAAGGTTAATGCTAAAAAAAGAAGCAGGTTAA
- a CDS encoding chemotaxis protein CheD, whose protein sequence is MNRRIIKVGMAEIQHSSSPDILKTTGLGSCVGVCIYDNFRKIGGMAHVMLPDSKNSRHSTTIIGKFADTAIEELIKRLVNGGANNKNLIAKIAGGAQMFSFAGSSDIMKIGQRNIEAVKENLDKFGIKLVAEDVGGNYGRTIEFDLLTGQLYVKTINQGEKII, encoded by the coding sequence ATGAATAGAAGAATAATCAAAGTGGGAATGGCAGAAATACAACATTCATCTTCTCCAGATATCTTAAAAACTACAGGGCTTGGATCTTGCGTAGGGGTCTGTATATATGATAACTTTAGGAAAATTGGCGGTATGGCCCATGTTATGCTTCCGGATAGTAAAAATTCTAGACATTCTACTACAATAATAGGTAAATTTGCAGATACCGCTATAGAAGAGTTAATCAAAAGATTGGTTAATGGAGGGGCAAATAATAAAAATTTAATTGCTAAAATAGCTGGGGGAGCTCAGATGTTTTCTTTCGCTGGTAGTAGCGATATTATGAAAATTGGGCAAAGAAATATTGAAGCAGTAAAGGAAAATCTAGATAAATTTGGGATAAAACTAGTGGCAGAAGATGTAGGTGGAAATTATGGAAGGACTATTGAATTTGATTTATTAACAGGGCAGTTGTATGTAAAGACTATAAATCAAGGAGAGAAAATAATTTAA
- a CDS encoding chemotaxis protein CheC, whose protein sequence is MNIYSLKPMQIDLLKELGNIGAGNAATALSKIISNKIGLSVPEVSLVSFQEALEFVGGEDQVVASIYFRVEGSLPGNILLMLPLETIKFILEYLLNDKNIDFYNLDSYQTSAISEIGNMLCGAYLTALSNFTQQNMYPSVPALSVDMAEAALSLPLIQMGEMGDVALLIKTTFTHEGKDVSGIFFFIPEIQSFEKLMGYFGVANE, encoded by the coding sequence TTGAATATCTACTCATTAAAACCTATGCAAATAGATTTGTTAAAAGAATTAGGAAATATAGGGGCTGGAAATGCGGCAACTGCGTTATCAAAAATTATTTCCAATAAAATTGGCTTAAGTGTTCCTGAAGTTAGTTTAGTATCATTTCAAGAAGCATTGGAGTTTGTTGGTGGTGAAGATCAAGTAGTTGCATCAATATATTTTAGGGTAGAAGGTTCACTCCCCGGCAATATCCTGCTAATGTTACCATTAGAAACGATAAAATTCATTTTAGAATATTTACTTAATGATAAAAATATTGATTTTTACAACTTAGATTCCTATCAAACATCTGCTATTTCTGAAATTGGCAATATGTTATGTGGTGCTTACTTAACGGCATTATCAAATTTTACCCAGCAAAATATGTATCCTTCAGTTCCAGCCCTTTCTGTAGATATGGCGGAGGCAGCCCTTAGTTTACCTTTAATTCAAATGGGTGAGATGGGAGATGTGGCATTGTTAATTAAAACAACTTTTACCCATGAAGGTAAAGATGTATCTGGAATTTTCTTCTTTATCCCTGAGATACAGTCATTTGAAAAATTAATGGGTTATTTTGGTGTTGCCAATGAATAG
- a CDS encoding chemotaxis protein CheW, which produces MNEQKFVIFRLETEEYALDILKVQGIERMLPITRVPKTPNFVEGVCNLRGSIVPVVDLRQRFNLPKKENDDNTRIIVVSLADVKVGLIVDSANDVITLKSEDIEPTPSVIDSIDTKFISGVGKLGERLIIILDLEKILNKEEIVEIKEIEK; this is translated from the coding sequence AATTTTTCGATTAGAAACAGAAGAATACGCTTTAGATATTTTAAAGGTTCAAGGAATAGAAAGGATGCTTCCAATAACGAGGGTTCCTAAAACTCCCAATTTTGTTGAAGGAGTTTGTAATTTAAGGGGTAGTATCGTTCCAGTAGTAGATTTACGCCAAAGATTTAATTTACCTAAAAAGGAAAATGATGACAATACCAGAATTATAGTTGTAAGCTTAGCAGATGTTAAGGTGGGTTTAATAGTTGATTCTGCCAATGATGTTATAACTTTAAAATCTGAAGATATAGAACCAACCCCTTCAGTTATTGATTCCATCGATACAAAATTTATCAGTGGTGTAGGAAAATTAGGGGAGAGATTAATTATTATTTTAGATTTAGAAAAAATTCTCAACAAAGAGGAAATTGTTGAAATAAAAGAGATAGAAAAATAA